A stretch of Bacillus pseudomycoides DNA encodes these proteins:
- a CDS encoding metal-dependent hydrolase — protein sequence MDTATHLVMGVTLGSLATLDPAISQSDFGPQAVMLATIAGSNIPDIDTVLKLRNNAKYIRNHRGITHSIPAVILWSFLVSGIAFVFFTESPYLHLLLWSFIAVFLHVFVDIFNAYGTQALRPFTKKWVALGVINTFDAIIFFIHILAIACMLVGSHKGYTALAAYILMFVYYIGRIVMRQNVKSVVYKRFENVEEVIISPSYRFYHYHLAITTKDKYYVARWHRGHIMVHDKFDRIPLPDNKIMRAAQKDENISAFLSFSPVYRWDVFDYDNYCEVRFIDLRYRSKDYYPFVAIVQLDQNLNIISSYTGWIFSEEKLRKKLELIPH from the coding sequence ATGGACACAGCCACTCACCTTGTTATGGGCGTCACGTTAGGTAGTTTAGCAACATTAGATCCAGCCATTAGTCAGAGTGATTTCGGACCACAAGCTGTTATGCTTGCAACGATTGCCGGCTCCAATATTCCTGATATTGATACCGTCTTAAAATTACGTAATAACGCAAAATATATAAGAAATCATCGCGGAATTACTCATTCCATCCCTGCTGTTATTCTTTGGTCTTTCCTTGTAAGTGGAATTGCCTTTGTCTTCTTTACAGAATCGCCCTATCTTCATCTACTACTTTGGTCATTTATTGCCGTCTTTCTTCACGTGTTTGTTGATATTTTTAATGCTTATGGTACGCAAGCGTTACGTCCTTTTACTAAAAAGTGGGTTGCACTAGGTGTAATTAATACATTCGATGCCATAATTTTCTTTATCCACATACTTGCTATCGCTTGCATGCTCGTTGGCTCCCATAAAGGATATACTGCTTTAGCTGCATATATTTTAATGTTTGTCTACTATATTGGCCGAATTGTAATGAGACAAAATGTTAAAAGTGTAGTTTACAAACGATTTGAAAATGTAGAGGAGGTCATCATTTCTCCCTCCTATCGCTTTTATCATTATCATTTGGCAATTACTACAAAAGACAAATACTATGTTGCTCGTTGGCACCGCGGCCATATTATGGTACATGATAAATTTGATCGTATTCCACTTCCAGACAATAAAATTATGCGGGCTGCACAGAAAGATGAAAACATTTCTGCTTTTTTATCTTTTTCACCCGTATATCGTTGGGATGTTTTTGATTACGACAACTATTGTGAAGTGCGTTTTATCGATTTACGTTACCGGAGTAAAGACTATTATCCATTCGTTGCAATCGTTCAGTTGGATCAAAATTTAAATATTATTAGTTCCTATACTGGATGGATTTTTAGTGAAGAAAAGCTTCGTAAAAAATTAGAATTGATCCCTCATTAA
- the mutY gene encoding A/G-specific adenine glycosylase produces the protein MALEILDNFNIEKFQHDLISWFEKEQRDLPWRKNKDPYRVWVSEIMLQQTRVEAVKPYYANFMGKFPTLEALASADDEEVLKAWEGLGYYSRARNLHAAVKEVQEVYGGKVPNDVKKIEKLKGVGPYTKGAILSIAYGIPEPAVDGNVMRVLSRILSVWDDIAKPKTRKVFEEIVREIISKENPSYFNQGLMELGALICIPKNPACLLCPVRDHCRGYAEGVQKELPVKSKAKAPKMVPLVAGVLQTEDGNYVINKRSSTGLLANMWEFPNVEISEGIRNQKQQLADYMKENFSLSVSIDEYAMNVQHTFTHRTWDVFVFYGKVTGTIKETDTLKVVSKEDFERLPFSKSHRTIYEECVKKLQP, from the coding sequence TTGGCACTTGAAATATTAGATAATTTTAACATAGAGAAGTTTCAACATGATTTAATTAGTTGGTTTGAAAAAGAACAGCGTGATTTACCGTGGCGAAAAAATAAAGATCCGTATCGTGTTTGGGTTTCTGAGATTATGTTGCAGCAAACACGAGTAGAAGCTGTAAAACCATATTACGCAAATTTTATGGGAAAGTTCCCAACATTAGAAGCGTTGGCATCTGCAGATGATGAAGAGGTATTAAAGGCATGGGAAGGTCTCGGTTATTATTCTAGAGCGCGGAATTTACATGCAGCAGTAAAGGAGGTACAAGAAGTATATGGGGGGAAAGTGCCAAATGATGTGAAAAAAATTGAAAAGTTAAAAGGTGTTGGTCCGTATACAAAAGGTGCGATTTTAAGCATTGCATACGGCATACCAGAGCCAGCTGTAGATGGGAATGTAATGCGTGTTTTATCTCGTATATTATCGGTTTGGGATGATATTGCGAAACCTAAGACACGAAAAGTATTTGAAGAGATTGTACGTGAAATCATTTCAAAGGAAAATCCATCCTATTTCAATCAAGGTTTAATGGAATTAGGGGCTCTTATTTGTATCCCGAAAAATCCAGCGTGTTTACTTTGTCCAGTTCGAGACCATTGCCGTGGTTATGCAGAAGGTGTACAAAAAGAGTTACCGGTTAAAAGTAAGGCGAAAGCTCCTAAAATGGTGCCACTTGTTGCAGGTGTGCTGCAGACAGAGGATGGAAATTATGTGATTAACAAAAGATCGAGTACAGGATTACTTGCAAATATGTGGGAATTTCCAAATGTTGAAATAAGCGAAGGAATTCGAAATCAGAAACAGCAGTTGGCTGATTATATGAAAGAAAATTTTTCTCTTTCTGTTTCAATTGATGAATATGCAATGAATGTTCAACATACGTTCACGCATCGCACATGGGATGTTTTTGTATTTTATGGAAAAGTAACAGGTACTATTAAAGAAACAGATACATTAAAAGTTGTATCTAAAGAAGACTTTGAGAGATTACCTTTTTCTAAATCACATCGGACGATTTATGAAGAATGTGTCAAAAAACTTCAGCCTTAA
- a CDS encoding ABC transporter ATP-binding protein, with translation MQGIKRYLQFVKPYRWLITITIIIGLIKFGIPLIMPWLLKYIIDDVIQGSGSLQEKTSQLITAIGIAFFIFGVLRPPVEYYRQYFAQRIGNTVLYDLRKHIFGHLQKLSLRYYSNTKTGEIISRVIHDVEQTKDFVITGLMNVWLDTATIFIAIVVMFSMNIKLTLVALLILPIYAVAVRYFFGRLRKLTRERSQALATMQGYLHERIQGMQVTRSFALEEYEKGQFETKNNEFLTKALTHTSWTARTFSTVNTLTDLGPLLVIAFAAYEVIQGSLTLGTMVAFVGYMDSLYSPLRRLVNSSTTLTQSFASMDRVFELLDEEYDIVNTPNAISSKKLSGEIVFDQVSFRYNTDEKDVLHHLSFSIRPGEKVALVGASGGGKSSLASLIPRFYDVSSGAIYVDGVNVRDYNVRNLRSHIGIVLQDNLLFSDTIQSNILYGNPKATKEEVIAAAKAAQIHNFIMNLPDGYDTVVGERGVKLSGGQRQRVAIARVFLKSPSLLILDEATSALDLENERHIQEALQTLAADRTTIIIAHRLATITHVDTIIYIEDGEIKEKGSHEQLMQKQGFYYNLYQIQHIEETAPLA, from the coding sequence ATGCAAGGAATAAAAAGATATTTACAATTTGTAAAACCATATCGCTGGCTTATTACAATTACAATTATTATTGGACTCATTAAGTTTGGAATTCCGCTTATTATGCCGTGGCTATTAAAGTATATTATTGATGATGTGATTCAAGGAAGTGGATCACTTCAGGAAAAAACATCACAATTGATCACAGCAATCGGCATTGCCTTTTTTATTTTTGGTGTACTGAGACCACCAGTTGAATATTACCGTCAATATTTTGCGCAGCGTATTGGTAATACAGTACTTTATGATTTACGAAAACATATTTTTGGACATCTACAAAAGTTGAGTTTACGCTATTATTCAAATACAAAAACAGGTGAAATCATTTCGCGTGTGATTCATGATGTGGAGCAGACAAAGGATTTTGTTATTACAGGGCTTATGAATGTTTGGCTTGATACAGCTACGATTTTTATTGCAATTGTAGTTATGTTTTCTATGAATATCAAATTAACGCTCGTTGCATTGTTGATTTTGCCGATTTATGCAGTTGCAGTGAGATATTTTTTCGGACGTCTTCGTAAATTAACGAGAGAGCGATCACAAGCATTGGCGACAATGCAAGGTTATTTACATGAGCGTATTCAAGGGATGCAAGTGACGCGTAGTTTTGCATTAGAAGAGTATGAAAAGGGACAATTTGAAACGAAAAATAATGAATTTTTAACAAAAGCATTAACGCATACAAGTTGGACCGCTCGTACTTTTTCTACAGTGAATACGTTAACGGATTTGGGGCCATTACTTGTTATTGCATTTGCAGCATATGAAGTGATTCAAGGTTCTTTAACACTTGGAACGATGGTTGCTTTTGTTGGGTATATGGATAGTTTATATAGTCCGCTTCGTCGCCTTGTTAATTCTTCTACAACACTTACACAATCATTTGCATCTATGGATCGAGTGTTTGAGCTCTTAGATGAAGAGTATGATATTGTAAATACTCCAAACGCAATTTCATCCAAAAAACTTTCTGGTGAAATTGTATTTGATCAAGTGTCATTTCGGTATAATACGGATGAAAAAGATGTATTACATCATCTTTCTTTCTCAATTCGTCCTGGAGAAAAAGTTGCCCTTGTTGGAGCAAGTGGAGGAGGGAAGTCCTCACTAGCTAGTTTAATTCCAAGGTTTTATGATGTTTCTAGCGGTGCGATTTATGTAGATGGTGTGAATGTGCGAGATTATAATGTAAGAAATTTACGTAGTCACATCGGTATTGTCTTACAAGATAATTTATTATTTAGCGATACGATTCAATCTAATATTTTATATGGAAACCCAAAGGCAACAAAAGAGGAAGTCATTGCGGCTGCCAAGGCAGCGCAGATTCACAATTTTATTATGAATTTGCCAGATGGTTACGATACAGTTGTTGGAGAAAGAGGAGTGAAACTGTCTGGGGGGCAAAGACAGCGTGTAGCAATTGCACGTGTCTTCTTGAAAAGCCCTTCTTTACTTATATTAGACGAAGCAACATCGGCTTTAGATTTAGAGAATGAAAGACATATTCAAGAGGCTCTTCAAACATTAGCTGCGGACCGTACAACAATCATTATTGCTCATAGATTGGCTACCATTACACATGTAGATACAATTATATATATTGAAGATGGTGAAATAAAAGAAAAGGGTTCTCATGAGCAATTAATGCAAAAACAGGGATTTTATTATAACTTATATCAAATTCAACATATAGAAGAAACAGCTCCTTTGGCATAA
- a CDS encoding YfhJ family protein, with protein MNDKYEILTKELLEKNSYLSYSQARAWIELLWEDFQVTYAKSGRYQGEEMTEQIVRTWINNHGERLHEIRTNNPKYSHLINQDDHLKH; from the coding sequence ATGAATGATAAGTATGAAATATTAACAAAAGAATTACTTGAAAAAAATAGCTACCTGTCTTATTCTCAGGCACGCGCTTGGATTGAGTTATTATGGGAAGATTTCCAAGTAACGTATGCAAAGTCTGGTCGTTATCAAGGTGAAGAAATGACAGAACAAATTGTAAGAACATGGATTAATAACCACGGTGAGCGTCTTCATGAAATCCGCACGAATAATCCAAAATATAGTCATTTAATTAATCAAGACGATCATTTAAAGCATTAA
- a CDS encoding YpzG family protein — protein MSYRNHLDRRSESFNPTWARPKHAKAQVNGQTQQNQSLIILANEMRKRQI, from the coding sequence ATGAGCTACCGTAATCATTTAGATCGTCGTTCTGAATCATTCAACCCTACCTGGGCACGTCCAAAACATGCAAAAGCGCAAGTTAATGGACAGACGCAACAAAACCAGTCTCTCATTATCTTGGCGAACGAGATGAGAAAACGCCAAATTTAA
- a CDS encoding small, acid-soluble spore protein K, which translates to MGRQAEFWSESKNNSKIDGPTKAKARFASKRPNGTINTHPQERMRAANQQEE; encoded by the coding sequence TTGGGTAGACAAGCTGAATTTTGGTCTGAATCAAAAAACAACAGCAAAATCGATGGTCCAACGAAAGCAAAAGCTCGTTTTGCTTCGAAAAGACCTAACGGCACAATTAACACGCACCCACAAGAACGTATGCGTGCCGCAAATCAGCAGGAAGAGTAA
- a CDS encoding DUF402 domain-containing protein encodes MGFPKEGEKVQIHSYKHNGSIHRMWEETTILKGTQSLVIGANDRTVVTESDGRTWITREPAICYFHSNYWFNVIGMLREEGVYYYCNLSSPFAYDSEALKYIDYDLDIKVYPDMTYTLLDEDEYEKHSQMMNYPPVIDTILKRNVEYLTQWIHQRKGPFAPDFVDMWYERYLMYRN; translated from the coding sequence ATGGGATTTCCCAAAGAAGGAGAAAAAGTACAAATACATAGTTATAAACATAATGGCTCCATTCATAGAATGTGGGAAGAGACTACAATTTTAAAAGGTACACAAAGTCTTGTAATTGGTGCAAATGATCGGACTGTAGTAACCGAATCGGATGGTCGGACATGGATTACGCGTGAACCTGCAATTTGTTATTTTCATTCAAATTATTGGTTTAATGTAATCGGTATGTTAAGAGAAGAGGGCGTATACTATTATTGTAATTTAAGTTCTCCATTTGCGTATGATTCTGAAGCACTAAAGTATATTGATTATGATTTAGATATTAAAGTATATCCGGATATGACATATACACTTTTAGATGAAGATGAGTATGAGAAGCATAGTCAGATGATGAATTACCCTCCAGTGATTGATACGATATTAAAAAGAAATGTAGAGTATTTAACACAGTGGATTCATCAAAGAAAAGGACCATTCGCACCAGATTTTGTAGATATGTGGTATGAACGGTATTTAATGTATAGAAATTAG
- a CDS encoding gamma-type small acid-soluble spore protein — MSKKQQGYNKATSGASIQSTNASYGTEFATETNVQAVKQQNAQSEAKKAQASSAGVQSANASYGTEFATDTDVQAVKQQNAQSAAKKSQSSSTNQ; from the coding sequence ATGAGTAAAAAACAACAAGGATATAACAAAGCAACTTCTGGTGCTAGTATTCAAAGTACAAATGCTAGCTACGGAACAGAGTTTGCGACTGAGACAAACGTACAAGCAGTAAAACAACAAAATGCACAATCAGAAGCGAAAAAAGCACAGGCTTCTAGCGCTGGTGTTCAAAGTGCAAACGCTAGCTATGGTACAGAGTTTGCAACTGACACAGATGTACAAGCAGTGAAACAACAAAATGCACAATCAGCAGCAAAAAAATCACAATCTTCTAGCACGAATCAATAA
- a CDS encoding YfhH family protein translates to MNMPKRYSEMTPHELREEIGILKEQAIKAEQLGIVNEFDVLMRKMAMARAYMTDINAFQIGETYELIEEPGVLFTITYFNGVFAWGRKQNETEEIGIPISLLQEK, encoded by the coding sequence ATGAATATGCCAAAACGTTATAGTGAGATGACACCACATGAACTCAGAGAGGAAATTGGCATTTTAAAAGAACAGGCTATTAAGGCAGAACAGCTTGGTATAGTAAATGAGTTTGATGTATTAATGAGAAAAATGGCAATGGCTCGTGCTTATATGACAGATATAAACGCATTTCAGATTGGTGAAACATATGAACTTATAGAGGAACCGGGTGTATTGTTTACGATTACGTATTTCAATGGAGTATTTGCTTGGGGGCGTAAACAAAATGAGACAGAGGAAATTGGTATTCCTATTTCACTATTACAAGAGAAATAA
- the recX gene encoding recombination regulator RecX — protein sequence MAVITKIEVQKRTKERFNIYIDKGQGEEYGFSVNQVILIKYGLQKGVEIDEVELANILYNEEVQKAYLQAISYLSYQMRTKQEVEEYLRKKEIGQAIISEVISKLLHDRYINDKEYAISYVRTHSNVNQKGPTIIRRELLGKGVQDIIITHSLQEYPKEKQIENAFELVEKKKKSYQKHSFLQMKQKLEEMLVRKGYNRDVIQICLEELKEVKDSAQQQEALLYHGNKYHEKHKKHDGWTYENKMKQALYRKGFSIDEIETFLHMKREEG from the coding sequence ATAGCTGTCATTACAAAAATAGAAGTACAAAAACGAACAAAAGAACGATTTAATATTTATATTGATAAAGGACAAGGTGAAGAATACGGATTTAGTGTGAATCAAGTAATCTTAATCAAGTATGGTTTGCAAAAGGGTGTAGAAATTGATGAAGTAGAGTTAGCAAATATTTTGTACAATGAAGAAGTGCAAAAAGCATATTTGCAAGCAATTTCTTATTTATCCTATCAAATGCGGACGAAACAGGAAGTAGAAGAATACTTACGAAAAAAAGAAATTGGACAAGCCATCATCTCTGAAGTTATTTCGAAATTATTACATGATCGCTATATTAATGATAAAGAGTATGCCATTTCGTACGTGCGAACTCATAGTAACGTGAATCAAAAAGGACCGACTATTATTAGACGGGAACTTCTTGGTAAAGGTGTCCAAGATATAATTATTACTCATAGTTTACAAGAATATCCGAAAGAGAAGCAAATTGAAAATGCCTTTGAGCTTGTAGAAAAAAAGAAAAAGTCCTATCAAAAGCATTCTTTTTTACAAATGAAACAAAAGCTAGAAGAAATGTTAGTCCGTAAAGGATATAATCGTGATGTAATTCAAATTTGTCTAGAAGAATTAAAAGAGGTAAAGGATAGCGCGCAGCAACAAGAGGCATTGTTATATCATGGGAATAAGTATCATGAGAAGCATAAAAAGCATGATGGATGGACATATGAAAATAAGATGAAACAAGCATTGTACCGAAAAGGATTTTCTATTGATGAGATAGAGACATTTTTACATATGAAACGTGAAGAGGGATGA
- a CDS encoding YgaB family protein, whose amino-acid sequence MNLFDKLVGEQLQTMDELLKLQAHLEKYQQIETSERENYDKKDLHFIRQEINKTEQALKLLHEKFEQQTNEVIHSFEAEKIISN is encoded by the coding sequence ATGAATTTATTTGATAAGTTGGTAGGAGAACAGTTGCAAACAATGGATGAGTTACTGAAGTTACAGGCGCATCTAGAGAAGTACCAACAGATCGAAACAAGTGAAAGAGAAAATTATGATAAAAAAGATTTGCATTTTATTCGTCAAGAAATAAACAAGACAGAACAAGCTTTGAAGCTTTTACATGAAAAATTTGAACAACAAACAAATGAAGTAATTCATTCTTTTGAAGCTGAAAAAATAATTTCTAACTAA
- a CDS encoding aromatic acid exporter family protein: MKLGARILKTGIAITLALFACILLQLPSPVFAGISAIFAVQPSVYRSYLTALEQIQANVIGAVFAIGFAFAFGHNPFIIGLTCILVIALTLKLRLENTISIALVTVIAIMEYQGADFFDFALLRFATIMVGIIAASLVNLIFMPPKYETKLYHRIVDNTEEIVKWIRMNSRQASDFTTLKTDIDRMKEKMIKLNHYYLLYKEERSYTKKVQFAKIRKLVLFRQMLATTSRALSTLKALHRTENELRYMPESFQESIQNELDSLTHYHEQVLLKFIGKAKKQQSVEMLDEVETGKQELIDIFMDYQNKEDEESYKIWLHLFPLISSIINYSEEVEHLDLLVDSFYTYHKPEDELQIDEKKEDE, translated from the coding sequence ATGAAACTTGGTGCTCGCATTTTAAAAACGGGTATTGCCATTACATTAGCTTTATTTGCTTGTATTTTGCTCCAACTACCGAGTCCCGTATTTGCGGGGATTTCAGCAATTTTTGCTGTGCAACCGTCTGTATACCGCTCATATTTGACAGCACTTGAGCAAATTCAAGCAAATGTAATTGGTGCAGTATTTGCTATCGGATTTGCCTTCGCTTTTGGACATAATCCTTTTATTATTGGATTAACTTGTATATTAGTTATTGCTCTCACACTAAAATTACGTTTAGAAAATACAATATCTATCGCTTTGGTTACAGTCATTGCGATTATGGAATATCAAGGTGCTGATTTCTTTGATTTTGCCTTACTTCGCTTTGCAACCATTATGGTCGGAATTATTGCAGCTTCACTGGTAAACTTAATATTTATGCCGCCAAAATACGAAACAAAACTGTATCATCGTATCGTTGATAATACTGAAGAAATCGTAAAATGGATTCGTATGAACAGCAGGCAAGCTTCTGATTTTACAACGTTGAAAACAGATATTGATCGTATGAAAGAAAAAATGATTAAATTAAATCATTACTACTTACTGTACAAAGAAGAAAGAAGCTATACGAAAAAGGTACAATTTGCAAAAATTCGTAAGCTTGTCTTATTTAGACAAATGTTAGCAACAACTAGTCGTGCATTAAGTACATTAAAAGCATTACACCGCACTGAAAATGAATTACGATATATGCCTGAATCGTTTCAAGAATCCATTCAAAATGAATTAGATTCATTAACACACTATCATGAACAAGTTTTGTTAAAATTTATCGGCAAAGCGAAAAAACAACAGTCTGTTGAAATGCTTGATGAAGTAGAAACTGGTAAACAAGAATTAATCGATATATTTATGGATTATCAAAATAAAGAAGATGAAGAATCATATAAAATATGGTTACACCTCTTTCCGCTGATTTCTTCAATTATTAATTACAGTGAAGAAGTTGAACATCTAGATCTACTCGTAGATAGTTTTTATACGTATCACAAACCAGAAGACGAACTACAAATCGATGAAAAAAAAGAAGATGAATAA
- a CDS encoding TIGR01777 family oxidoreductase has translation MKIVISGGTGFIGKALANFFNLQGHTIYILTRKKRENPLNSNIHYIQWDTHSHHFPLTSIDVVVNLAGESINNGRWTKKQKEHIVASRLHTTNSLIKQLQTLQKKPHTFINASAIGYYGTSETQIFTEQNKENGSDFLATTVKLWEEAASNATSLGIRTIYTRLGIVLGKDGGALPKMLLPYKLFIGGTIGLGNQWLSWIHLDDVIRMIDYAINTKEIEGPLNITAPNPTTMNDFGKMLSTVMHRPHWLPVPAFALHALLGEMSMLVLQGQHVLPEKALQNGFQYSFPTLKHALQNIISHTM, from the coding sequence TTGAAAATCGTAATTTCTGGGGGAACTGGCTTTATCGGTAAAGCATTAGCTAATTTTTTCAACCTACAAGGACATACAATTTATATTCTCACCCGAAAAAAAAGAGAGAACCCTCTCAATTCTAACATTCACTATATTCAATGGGATACGCACTCTCATCACTTCCCCCTCACTTCTATTGATGTTGTCGTAAATCTAGCTGGGGAATCTATTAATAATGGCCGCTGGACAAAAAAACAGAAAGAACACATTGTAGCAAGTCGCCTTCACACAACAAATAGTCTCATAAAGCAATTACAAACTTTACAAAAGAAACCCCATACTTTTATTAACGCTAGCGCAATTGGCTATTACGGTACATCTGAAACACAAATCTTTACAGAACAGAACAAAGAAAATGGCAGTGATTTTTTAGCGACCACAGTAAAACTATGGGAAGAAGCAGCATCTAACGCAACTTCTCTTGGAATTCGAACCATCTATACACGCCTTGGAATTGTTTTAGGGAAAGATGGTGGTGCCCTTCCTAAAATGTTACTACCTTACAAACTATTTATCGGTGGAACAATTGGTTTAGGTAATCAATGGCTATCTTGGATTCATCTAGATGATGTCATTCGCATGATTGATTATGCAATAAACACAAAAGAAATAGAAGGCCCTCTTAACATTACGGCTCCAAATCCTACAACAATGAACGATTTTGGAAAGATGCTTTCAACGGTCATGCATCGTCCACATTGGCTTCCCGTCCCAGCATTTGCACTACATGCTTTACTTGGAGAAATGAGTATGCTTGTGTTACAAGGGCAACATGTATTGCCTGAGAAAGCGCTACAAAATGGATTCCAATATTCTTTCCCCACATTAAAGCATGCATTACAAAATATTATATCGCATACAATGTAG